The following proteins are co-located in the Phoenix dactylifera cultivar Barhee BC4 unplaced genomic scaffold, palm_55x_up_171113_PBpolish2nd_filt_p 000077F, whole genome shotgun sequence genome:
- the LOC120104706 gene encoding late embryogenesis abundant protein Lea5-D-like, translated as MARALSSATTLAATLSDGIAVLISRRGYAAVTGTAASRGRSSVEEKTVRKAAVGSSSSSGSSSDSWVPDPVTGYYRPGNRRADVDAAELRERLLSDGPRR; from the exons ATGGCTCGCGCTCTCTCAAGTGCTACGACGCTCGCCGCTACTCTCTCCGACGGGATCGCGGTCTTGATCAGCAG GAGGGGCTACGCGGCGGTAACGGGAACGGCGGCGAGTAGGGGGAGGTCGTCGGTGGAAGAGAAGACGGTGAGGAAGGCGGCTGTGGGTTCGAGTTCGTCTTCCGGTTCTTCTTCGGATTCCTGGGTTCCGGATCCCGTTACCGGGTACTACCGGCCCGGTAACCGGCGGGCAGACGTCGACGCCGCCGAGCTGAGAGAGAGGCTTCTCTCCGACGGACCTCGACGCTAA